A portion of the Actomonas aquatica genome contains these proteins:
- a CDS encoding isoprenyl transferase produces the protein MADLDPARIPHHVAIIMDGNGRWAKQRGLPRIEGHRRGVETVRRTIETARELGIRYLTLYAFSVENWRRPEEEVGGLMNLLEYFLKRETSTLIKNKVRLLTIGRTADLPAGVRRRLEQTIEATAGFTEHTLVLALNYGSRTEVLDAVQAYSAAVAAGEVDPAKLTWEDFARHLYTRDLPDPDLIIRTSGETRVSNFLLLQAAYAEFVFLSLYWPDFSKDAFHQAIADYQGRQRRFGRTGDQLGQASPQPPPLPAGSAS, from the coding sequence ATGGCCGACCTCGATCCCGCACGCATTCCGCACCACGTTGCCATCATCATGGATGGGAACGGACGCTGGGCCAAACAACGGGGTCTGCCGCGTATCGAGGGCCATCGTCGCGGCGTCGAGACGGTGCGTCGCACCATCGAAACCGCCCGCGAACTCGGCATCCGCTACCTCACCCTCTACGCCTTCTCGGTCGAGAACTGGCGCCGCCCCGAGGAGGAAGTCGGTGGCCTGATGAACCTGTTGGAATACTTCCTCAAACGGGAGACCTCCACCCTCATCAAAAACAAGGTGCGCTTGCTCACCATCGGCCGCACCGCCGATCTGCCCGCCGGCGTCCGCCGCCGCCTCGAGCAAACCATCGAAGCCACCGCCGGCTTCACCGAACACACCCTCGTGCTCGCACTCAACTACGGCTCCCGCACGGAGGTGCTCGACGCCGTGCAGGCTTACTCGGCCGCCGTCGCCGCCGGCGAGGTCGACCCGGCCAAGCTCACTTGGGAGGACTTCGCCCGCCATCTCTACACCCGCGACCTGCCCGACCCCGATCTCATCATTCGCACCTCGGGCGAAACCCGCGTGAGCAACTTCCTGCTCCTCCAGGCCGCCTACGCCGAATTCGTTTTCCTGTCCCTCTACTGGCCCGATTTTTCCAAGGACGCCTTTCATCAGGCCATCGCCGACTACCAAGGTCGCCAGCGTCGCTTCGGCCGCACCGGCGATCAACTCGGCCAAGCTTCTCCCCAACCGCCGCCCCTGCCCGCTGGCAGCGCCTCCTAA
- a CDS encoding 4a-hydroxytetrahydrobiopterin dehydratase, with protein sequence MSDKAMSTADLTSVLAELPGWAHESDALLKTFTFANFREAMAFMVRVGFEAEAMDHHPEWTNVYDEVKIRLTTHHSGNKVTAKDVELAKVIEKVRDVQEG encoded by the coding sequence ATGTCCGATAAAGCCATGAGCACCGCCGATCTCACCAGTGTGTTGGCCGAGCTGCCCGGGTGGGCGCACGAGTCTGACGCGCTGCTCAAGACCTTCACCTTTGCCAACTTTCGCGAAGCCATGGCCTTCATGGTGCGCGTGGGCTTCGAAGCCGAGGCGATGGATCACCACCCGGAGTGGACCAATGTTTACGACGAGGTGAAGATCCGCCTCACCACGCACCACTCCGGCAACAAGGTCACGGCCAAGGACGTGGAGTTGGCCAAAGTGATCGAAAAGGTCCGCGACGTGCAGGAAGGCTAA
- a CDS encoding transglutaminaseTgpA domain-containing protein: MVKRRPQLNPEDLGRLRWGLGAILALLSVVTVFFMEIDAWLMMPAVTLAALAAIVWPTWPARLPALIHRLAFPGILLAFVADLTLSRDYLPALIRLDLMLIFYRLITYRQRRDDLQLVVLGLFLIIVAGVITVSLSFAVQLIAFTGCALVMLLAVTLEHADGLSPQPIAPGVTPAWARGDWRSYFGKWRAATDWRLAALGIAGFAAMVVISGLLFLAIPRFELQNSLFIDRLISRTTRTGFSENIRFGEVTEITQDNGLAFSVDVSDPSTMPVAPYWRMVVLDEYTGEGFKMSDELRRDLNGYRPLSRQLQGRGKPNPGSPTWTVYMETGVSRFLPLLGNFYSMRFTEPQTFSLSEELRVVALQRDPPKMFAFEVWSMDTSAELLDASFALQRRNGDARGGRFLGRPETPGAQSRLRRLLNQIPVSADADAATFGQAVVNFLGGRHAYALSSAIPGGDGDPLVRWLESETPGHCEFFAGAFVLLARDAGFPARLVTGFRGGSWNDFSGSFAVRNANAHAWCEIFDDASGKWLRFDPTPGHEALTAAAEQDPETAAALAASRRDRDWRAWMESLRVFWYRRIVDFDLDTQEQILSSTKRFFTEARDLTVKWADARAEAVRDWLRRPWDVRRWGLIGGTVFGLAALVWLWRQHGQRWWYRLNRASVRRGRRRVDPVRQQASRWLNKARRRADFAWPEPVLADLQRLRYGAPDSWPDPVRVFRAARQALRSA, translated from the coding sequence ATGGTCAAAAGGCGGCCACAGCTTAATCCCGAAGACCTCGGACGACTCCGTTGGGGCCTGGGCGCGATCCTCGCCCTGCTCTCGGTCGTCACGGTGTTTTTTATGGAGATCGATGCGTGGCTGATGATGCCCGCGGTCACGCTCGCCGCCCTCGCCGCCATCGTCTGGCCGACATGGCCGGCTCGCCTGCCAGCGCTCATCCACCGCCTCGCCTTCCCCGGCATCCTACTCGCCTTCGTGGCCGACCTCACCCTGTCGCGCGACTATCTGCCGGCGCTCATCCGGTTGGACCTCATGCTGATCTTTTACCGGCTCATCACCTACCGCCAGCGTCGCGACGACCTGCAGTTGGTGGTGCTGGGGCTGTTCCTCATCATCGTCGCCGGTGTGATCACGGTCTCGCTGTCGTTCGCCGTGCAGTTGATCGCCTTCACCGGTTGCGCACTCGTCATGCTGTTGGCCGTCACGCTCGAACACGCCGACGGCCTCTCGCCCCAACCCATCGCCCCCGGCGTCACGCCGGCGTGGGCCCGCGGGGATTGGCGCAGCTACTTCGGCAAATGGCGGGCGGCAACCGACTGGCGCCTCGCCGCCCTCGGCATCGCCGGCTTCGCCGCCATGGTGGTCATATCCGGCCTGCTCTTCCTCGCAATCCCGCGCTTCGAACTGCAGAACAGCCTCTTCATCGACCGCCTGATCTCGCGCACGACCCGCACCGGGTTTTCCGAAAACATCCGCTTTGGCGAGGTCACCGAAATCACGCAGGACAACGGCCTCGCCTTCTCCGTCGATGTCTCCGACCCGAGCACCATGCCGGTCGCGCCCTATTGGCGTATGGTGGTGTTGGACGAATACACGGGCGAGGGGTTCAAAATGTCCGACGAGCTGCGTCGCGACCTCAACGGCTACCGCCCGCTCAGTCGCCAACTCCAAGGCCGCGGTAAACCCAATCCCGGTTCGCCCACCTGGACAGTTTACATGGAGACCGGCGTGAGCCGTTTCCTGCCGCTGCTGGGCAACTTCTACTCGATGCGCTTCACCGAGCCGCAGACCTTCAGCCTCAGCGAAGAACTGCGGGTGGTCGCCCTGCAGCGCGATCCGCCCAAGATGTTCGCCTTCGAAGTGTGGAGCATGGACACCAGCGCCGAGCTGCTCGACGCGTCCTTTGCGCTCCAGCGCCGCAACGGCGACGCGCGCGGCGGACGTTTTCTCGGTCGCCCGGAGACGCCCGGCGCGCAGTCCCGCCTTCGCCGTTTGCTCAACCAGATTCCCGTCTCGGCCGACGCTGATGCCGCCACGTTCGGTCAAGCCGTGGTCAACTTCCTCGGCGGTCGTCATGCCTACGCGCTTTCCAGCGCCATCCCGGGTGGCGACGGCGACCCGTTGGTGCGTTGGCTGGAATCAGAAACGCCCGGCCATTGTGAGTTCTTCGCCGGCGCCTTCGTGCTACTCGCCCGCGATGCGGGTTTTCCAGCCCGTCTCGTCACCGGTTTTCGCGGCGGCTCGTGGAACGACTTCAGTGGCAGCTTCGCCGTGCGCAACGCCAACGCTCACGCTTGGTGTGAGATCTTCGACGACGCCTCCGGCAAATGGCTGCGCTTCGATCCCACGCCCGGACACGAGGCGCTCACCGCCGCGGCCGAACAGGATCCGGAGACCGCCGCCGCCCTCGCCGCCTCTCGCCGCGATCGCGATTGGCGCGCGTGGATGGAGAGCCTGCGCGTCTTCTGGTATCGGCGCATCGTCGACTTCGACCTCGATACCCAGGAGCAAATCCTCTCCTCCACCAAACGCTTCTTTACCGAAGCCCGCGACCTCACCGTCAAATGGGCCGATGCCCGCGCCGAAGCCGTGCGCGACTGGCTGCGTCGCCCGTGGGACGTGCGCCGTTGGGGCCTCATCGGCGGCACCGTGTTTGGCCTCGCCGCGCTCGTCTGGCTCTGGCGCCAACACGGCCAGCGCTGGTGGTATCGGCTCAACCGCGCTTCCGTCCGCCGCGGTCGCCGGCGGGTCGACCCGGTGCGCCAACAGGCTTCACGTTGGCTCAACAAAGCGCGTCGTCGCGCCGACTTCGCCTGGCCGGAACCCGTGCTCGCCGACCTCCAACGCCTGCGCTACGGCGCGCCCGACTCGTGGCCCGACCCCGTGCGCGTCTTCCGCGCCGCCCGCCAAGCGTTGCGGAGCGCCTAG
- a CDS encoding DUF58 domain-containing protein yields the protein MNATPSATNAAPRWHGPGADRIPIRERMRKITWRWMLWSYLYPPRGQRIMPTISGVLMIAVSLGIGSAAYNTSNNILFITLSLLLACLIGSGVMSALNLAKVSWRVTSSPPYRVGQTGAVSIELRNAKRLLPTYGLWFDLRTKADPEGHRLVQRQRLDPEGEPVQLDWAWTPTQRGHEVIELAGVGSLFPFGFLKKVLACELRTEVLVWPAAVEYQNLGVIAPSRRQSGHTVSKLGQNGDLLALRKYASGDSHRLIHWKASARLRQLMVRQFSSEQQEGYSIRVDTSADLWPRPEQFELLCSFVATLASDLFASGRLGTVAIDLDPPAPVRSVRDLEAFFDRLAQLEPRPSTGRPSQAPFASASTSVASGSGAAGGGPLTLSFSPDGARGVAAFVNGQKAATA from the coding sequence ATGAACGCCACGCCCTCCGCTACAAACGCCGCTCCGCGCTGGCACGGTCCTGGCGCCGATCGTATCCCGATCCGCGAGCGGATGCGGAAGATCACCTGGCGTTGGATGCTGTGGTCCTACCTCTACCCGCCGCGCGGTCAGCGCATCATGCCCACCATCTCCGGGGTGCTCATGATCGCAGTCTCCCTCGGCATCGGCAGCGCCGCCTACAACACCTCCAACAACATCCTCTTCATCACGCTGTCGCTGCTGCTCGCGTGCCTGATCGGCAGCGGCGTGATGTCCGCTCTCAACCTCGCCAAGGTCTCATGGCGCGTCACGTCCTCGCCGCCTTACCGCGTCGGCCAGACCGGCGCGGTCTCCATCGAGCTGCGCAACGCCAAACGCCTCCTGCCGACCTACGGCCTGTGGTTTGACCTGCGCACCAAAGCCGACCCCGAGGGCCACCGCCTCGTGCAACGCCAACGCCTCGATCCCGAGGGTGAACCCGTGCAACTCGACTGGGCCTGGACACCCACCCAACGCGGCCACGAGGTCATCGAACTCGCCGGCGTCGGATCGCTCTTCCCTTTCGGTTTTCTCAAAAAGGTCCTCGCCTGCGAACTGCGCACGGAGGTCCTCGTCTGGCCCGCCGCCGTCGAATACCAAAACCTCGGCGTGATCGCGCCGAGTCGCCGCCAGTCCGGTCACACCGTGTCCAAGCTCGGCCAAAACGGCGACCTGCTCGCCCTGCGCAAATACGCCAGCGGCGACTCGCATCGACTCATCCACTGGAAGGCCAGCGCCCGCCTGCGCCAGTTGATGGTGCGCCAATTCTCCAGCGAACAGCAGGAGGGTTATTCGATTCGCGTCGACACATCCGCCGACCTTTGGCCGCGCCCGGAACAGTTTGAACTGCTCTGCAGTTTTGTCGCTACGCTCGCCAGCGACCTCTTCGCCTCCGGTCGCCTCGGCACCGTGGCCATCGATCTCGATCCGCCCGCTCCCGTGCGCAGCGTGCGCGACCTCGAAGCCTTCTTCGACCGGCTCGCCCAACTCGAGCCGCGCCCCTCCACCGGCCGCCCGTCGCAGGCCCCATTTGCCTCCGCCTCCACTTCGGTCGCGTCCGGCAGCGGTGCTGCCGGCGGCGGTCCGCTCACCCTCAGCTTCAGTCCCGACGGCGCCCGTGGCGTCGCCGCTTTCGTCAATGGTCAAAAGGCGGCCACAGCTTAA
- a CDS encoding AAA family ATPase — translation MSDFVSTPAMSDAKQAVSKLRANMRRTIKGKDDVIDRTIVCLLARGHLLIEDLPGVGKTTLAYSLARSLDCAFSRIQFTSDLLPSDVTGVAIYDENTREFIFKKGPVFASVVLADEINRATPKTQSALLEVMDRGKVTVDGEAHTVGSPFMVFATQNPVDYEGTFPLPESQMDRFLMRIHMGYPDAAHELEILRAPQHNYDNITLDPVLTRTEVATLQETTTQVYVEDSVLDYIQRLVAATRTEAEFKAGVSVRGALALKAAAQATALLHGRDFVIPDDVTDIAVAVLSHRLGLTRPSSDALEERRAVTATLKRIIESLPSPQ, via the coding sequence ATGAGCGACTTCGTCTCCACTCCGGCCATGTCCGATGCCAAGCAGGCCGTCTCCAAACTGCGCGCCAACATGCGACGCACCATCAAGGGCAAGGACGACGTCATCGACCGCACCATCGTGTGCCTGCTCGCCCGCGGTCACCTGCTCATCGAGGACCTGCCCGGCGTCGGCAAAACCACCCTCGCCTACTCCCTCGCCCGCTCGCTCGACTGCGCGTTTTCCCGCATCCAGTTCACCAGCGACCTGCTGCCCAGCGACGTGACCGGCGTGGCCATCTACGACGAAAACACCCGCGAGTTCATTTTCAAAAAAGGTCCCGTGTTCGCGTCCGTCGTGCTCGCCGACGAAATCAACCGCGCCACGCCCAAAACCCAGTCCGCCCTGCTCGAAGTCATGGACCGCGGCAAGGTCACCGTCGACGGCGAAGCCCACACCGTCGGCTCGCCTTTCATGGTCTTCGCCACCCAAAACCCGGTCGACTACGAGGGCACCTTCCCGCTGCCCGAGAGCCAGATGGACCGTTTCCTCATGCGCATCCACATGGGTTATCCCGATGCCGCCCACGAGCTCGAGATCCTGCGCGCGCCCCAGCACAACTACGACAACATCACCCTCGATCCCGTGCTCACCCGCACCGAGGTCGCCACGCTGCAAGAGACCACCACCCAGGTCTACGTGGAGGACAGCGTGCTCGATTACATTCAACGCCTCGTCGCCGCCACCCGCACTGAAGCTGAGTTCAAAGCCGGCGTTTCCGTGCGCGGCGCCCTCGCCCTCAAAGCCGCCGCCCAGGCCACCGCGCTCCTGCACGGCCGCGATTTTGTTATCCCCGATGACGTGACCGACATCGCCGTCGCCGTCCTGAGCCACCGCCTCGGCCTCACCCGTCCGTCCAGTGACGCCCTCGAAGAACGCCGCGCCGTCACCGCCACCCTCAAGCGTATCATCGAATCGCTCCCGTCGCCGCAGTAG
- a CDS encoding NAD(P)-dependent oxidoreductase, which translates to MSSSSNTTPSIGVLGLGIIGGTWARHYHDAGRLAGAWNRTAKPDFPQWQDEPAAVTRAADVVQIVVADPPAVQSVIDAILPELGPGKTVIQSSTIDPDSSDKFKVAVIATGARYLEAPFTGSKPAAEAKQSVYYLGGTTELCDELDPLLALGSAHRIRIGDNRQACTLKLAMNLRVSVQMQVLAESLEMCRRSGIDDDTYFGALKPNITYSGLDKLKEPQLRHADFAPLFSVKHMHKDMRLAASMDSTADLELLKTIRTQLAAAENAGFGDEDFAALAKLFMKA; encoded by the coding sequence ATGAGCTCTTCTTCCAACACCACCCCTTCGATCGGCGTGCTCGGTCTTGGCATCATCGGCGGCACTTGGGCCCGCCATTACCACGACGCCGGTCGTCTCGCCGGCGCTTGGAACCGCACCGCCAAACCCGATTTCCCGCAGTGGCAGGATGAGCCCGCCGCCGTCACCCGCGCCGCCGACGTCGTCCAGATCGTCGTCGCCGATCCGCCCGCCGTGCAGAGCGTCATCGACGCCATCCTGCCCGAGCTCGGCCCCGGCAAAACCGTCATTCAATCGAGCACCATCGATCCCGACAGCTCCGACAAATTTAAGGTGGCCGTCATCGCCACCGGCGCCCGCTACCTCGAGGCCCCCTTCACCGGCTCCAAACCCGCCGCCGAAGCCAAACAGAGCGTGTATTACCTCGGCGGCACCACCGAGCTTTGCGACGAACTCGATCCGCTCCTTGCCCTCGGCTCCGCCCACCGCATTCGCATCGGCGACAACCGCCAGGCCTGCACGCTCAAGCTCGCCATGAACCTGCGCGTCTCCGTGCAGATGCAGGTCCTCGCCGAATCTCTCGAGATGTGCCGCCGCTCCGGCATCGACGACGACACCTACTTCGGCGCCCTCAAACCCAACATCACCTACTCCGGCCTCGATAAACTCAAAGAGCCGCAACTGCGCCACGCCGACTTCGCCCCGCTCTTCTCGGTGAAACACATGCACAAGGACATGCGCCTCGCCGCCAGCATGGACAGCACCGCCGATCTCGAGCTGCTCAAAACCATCCGCACCCAGCTCGCCGCCGCCGAAAACGCCGGCTTCGGCGACGAGGATTTCGCCGCCCTCGCGAAACTCTTCATGAAGGCCTGA
- a CDS encoding MTAP family purine nucleoside phosphorylase has product MKVAFISGTSIVKSDLFAAWDVRTIETPYGPVTYKTQGEHVLINRHGYEFPKPPHSINYRANIRALADLGYTDIVSLNSVGSLDADLPPGTFVSCSDYVCLQEGPKTFHDDELKGGAPGIANNLIPQLLAELAPEFDIKPGKTYVQMRGPRFETKAEIRIIKDWGDVIGMTAAFEADLCTELGLNYNSFALVDNFANGLEGTEIDFSKFHDLVKENQAKVNRLFTRFLEILG; this is encoded by the coding sequence ATGAAAGTAGCCTTCATCAGCGGCACCAGCATCGTTAAGTCCGACCTCTTCGCAGCGTGGGACGTGCGGACCATCGAAACCCCTTACGGTCCGGTCACCTACAAAACCCAGGGCGAACACGTGCTCATCAACCGTCATGGTTACGAGTTCCCCAAGCCGCCGCACTCGATCAACTACCGCGCCAACATCCGCGCCCTCGCTGACCTCGGCTACACCGATATCGTTTCGCTCAACTCCGTCGGTTCCCTCGATGCCGACCTTCCGCCCGGCACCTTCGTTTCCTGCTCCGACTACGTGTGCCTGCAGGAAGGCCCGAAGACCTTTCACGACGATGAGCTCAAAGGCGGCGCCCCCGGCATCGCCAACAACCTCATCCCGCAGCTCCTCGCCGAGCTCGCCCCGGAATTCGATATCAAGCCCGGCAAAACCTACGTGCAGATGCGCGGCCCGCGCTTCGAAACCAAGGCCGAGATCCGCATCATCAAAGACTGGGGCGACGTCATCGGCATGACCGCCGCGTTCGAAGCCGACCTCTGCACCGAGCTCGGCCTCAACTACAACAGCTTCGCCCTCGTCGACAATTTTGCCAACGGCCTCGAAGGCACAGAGATCGATTTCTCCAAGTTCCACGACCTCGTGAAGGAGAACCAGGCCAAGGTGAACCGCCTCTTCACCCGCTTCCTGGAGATCCTCGGCTGA
- a CDS encoding nucleotidyltransferase domain-containing protein: protein MYPHHQDTLAAVERVFADDPEVIALLLGGSIAHGYARETSDVDIMIVISSEAYARRQAEDATLYLNFELSTYEGGYVDGKYLDHAFLQQVAERGSEAARFAFKDAQIVFSRDDNLPALLAQITRYPVEKQEANIRRFLAQMNAWKWMAGEGRKHGNRYLISRAVDNFILFACRVILAHNQRLYPFHKWMLREVERCPDRPADLLTRMDRLLDTHAADEMEAIFTAVKATTPVTFDDPTWGRWFLRDSEQNWLHHEPPVADL from the coding sequence ATGTATCCCCACCACCAAGACACCCTCGCCGCCGTCGAGCGAGTCTTCGCTGACGATCCTGAAGTCATCGCCCTGCTCCTCGGCGGCTCCATCGCTCACGGCTACGCCCGCGAAACCTCCGACGTCGACATCATGATCGTCATCTCGTCCGAGGCCTACGCGCGCCGCCAAGCCGAAGACGCCACGCTCTACCTGAACTTCGAGCTCAGCACCTACGAGGGCGGTTACGTCGACGGCAAATACCTCGATCACGCGTTCCTCCAACAGGTCGCCGAACGCGGCAGCGAAGCCGCCCGCTTTGCGTTTAAGGACGCGCAGATCGTCTTCAGCCGCGACGACAACCTCCCTGCCCTCCTGGCGCAAATCACCCGTTACCCGGTCGAAAAACAAGAGGCCAACATCCGTCGTTTCCTCGCCCAAATGAACGCTTGGAAATGGATGGCCGGCGAAGGTCGCAAACATGGCAACCGCTACCTGATTTCGCGCGCCGTCGATAACTTCATCCTCTTTGCCTGCCGCGTTATCCTCGCCCACAACCAGCGCCTCTACCCCTTCCACAAATGGATGCTGCGCGAGGTCGAGCGTTGCCCGGATCGCCCAGCCGATCTGCTGACGCGCATGGATCGCCTCCTCGACACCCACGCCGCCGACGAGATGGAAGCGATCTTCACCGCCGTCAAAGCCACCACGCCCGTCACCTTCGACGATCCCACCTGGGGCCGTTGGTTCCTGCGCGACAGCGAGCAGAATTGGCTGCATCACGAACCGCCCGTGGCCGACCTCTGA
- the katG gene encoding catalase/peroxidase HPI gives MDSHHPETDGGGQCPFHHLHGGGAKPTTSGGRSNRDWWPNQLNLKMLHQQSALSDPMDPDFDYAAAFKTLDLKAVKEDLYALMTDSQEWWPADFGHYGPFFIRMAWHSAGTYRTGDGRGGAGAGQQRFAPLNSWPDNVNLDKARRLLWPIKQKYGKKLSWADLLILAGNCALESMGFKTFGFGGGRADVWEPEEDVYWGAEEIWLATSDQPNSRYSGDRDLENPLAAVQMGLIYVNPEGPDGNPDPLLAAKDIRETFARMAMNDEETVALIAGGHTFGKTHGAAPADHVGLEPEAADITEQGLGWTNSFGSGKGAHAITSGLEVTWTTTPTKWSNNFFENLFGYEWELEKSPAGAHQWVAKDAAETVPHAFDPAKKQRPTMLTTDLSLRFDPAYEKISRRFFENPDAFADAFARAWFKLTHRDMGPKSLYLGPEVPAEDLLWQDPIPAVDHPLIDASDVTALKAKLLDSGLSISELVSVAWSSASTFRGSDKRGGANGARIRLAPQKDWEANQPARLAKVLKVLEAVQAEFNGAQTDGKKVSIADLIVLGGSAAVEAAAKKAGVEIEVPFAPGRTDCSQEQTDVEAFEVMEPIADGFRNYLKSRYTIPAEQLLVDKAQLLGLTAPEMTVLVGGMRALNANHGKSQHGVFTDRPETLTTDFFVNLLEMAHVMKPTTGDEQIFEVCDRETGDVKWTATRVDLVFGSNSQLRAVAEVYAESDSGEKFVKDFVKAWTKVMNADRFDLR, from the coding sequence ATGGATTCGCATCACCCAGAAACCGACGGCGGCGGCCAGTGCCCCTTCCACCACTTGCACGGCGGCGGCGCCAAACCCACCACGTCCGGCGGTCGCTCCAACCGCGACTGGTGGCCCAACCAACTCAACCTCAAGATGCTGCACCAGCAGTCGGCGCTTTCCGATCCGATGGATCCGGATTTCGACTACGCGGCGGCCTTCAAGACCCTCGATCTTAAGGCGGTGAAGGAAGACCTCTACGCGCTGATGACCGACTCGCAGGAGTGGTGGCCGGCCGACTTCGGGCACTACGGTCCGTTCTTCATCCGCATGGCCTGGCACAGCGCGGGCACCTACCGCACCGGTGACGGCCGCGGTGGCGCGGGCGCGGGTCAGCAACGTTTTGCCCCGCTCAACAGCTGGCCGGACAACGTCAACCTCGACAAGGCCCGCCGCCTCCTCTGGCCGATCAAGCAGAAGTATGGCAAGAAGCTCTCCTGGGCCGATCTGTTGATCCTCGCCGGCAATTGCGCGCTCGAGTCGATGGGCTTCAAGACCTTCGGTTTCGGCGGCGGTCGTGCCGACGTGTGGGAGCCGGAAGAGGACGTCTACTGGGGCGCCGAAGAGATCTGGCTCGCGACCAGCGACCAGCCCAACAGCCGCTACTCCGGCGATCGCGATCTCGAGAACCCGCTCGCCGCCGTGCAGATGGGCCTCATCTACGTGAACCCGGAAGGTCCGGACGGTAACCCCGATCCGTTGCTCGCCGCCAAGGACATCCGCGAGACCTTTGCCCGCATGGCCATGAACGACGAGGAAACCGTCGCGCTCATCGCCGGTGGTCACACCTTCGGCAAAACCCACGGCGCGGCTCCGGCCGACCACGTGGGCCTCGAGCCGGAGGCGGCCGACATCACCGAGCAGGGCCTCGGCTGGACCAACAGTTTTGGCAGCGGCAAAGGCGCGCACGCCATCACCAGCGGCCTCGAAGTCACCTGGACGACCACGCCGACCAAGTGGAGCAACAACTTCTTCGAAAACCTCTTCGGCTACGAATGGGAACTCGAGAAGAGCCCGGCTGGCGCCCACCAGTGGGTGGCCAAGGACGCCGCGGAGACCGTGCCGCACGCTTTTGATCCGGCCAAGAAACAGCGTCCGACCATGCTCACGACCGACCTGTCGCTGCGCTTCGATCCGGCCTACGAGAAGATCTCCCGCCGTTTCTTTGAGAACCCCGACGCGTTTGCCGACGCCTTTGCCCGCGCCTGGTTTAAGCTCACCCACCGCGACATGGGCCCGAAGAGCCTCTACCTCGGACCGGAAGTGCCGGCGGAAGACCTGCTCTGGCAGGATCCGATCCCGGCGGTCGACCATCCGCTGATTGACGCGTCCGACGTGACCGCGCTGAAGGCCAAGCTTCTCGATTCGGGTCTGTCGATTTCCGAGCTCGTTTCGGTCGCCTGGTCCTCTGCCTCGACCTTCCGTGGTTCAGACAAACGCGGTGGTGCCAACGGTGCCCGCATCCGTCTCGCCCCGCAGAAGGATTGGGAAGCCAACCAGCCGGCCCGTCTGGCCAAGGTGCTCAAAGTGCTCGAAGCCGTGCAGGCCGAGTTCAACGGCGCGCAGACCGACGGCAAGAAGGTCTCCATCGCCGACCTCATTGTGCTCGGTGGCAGTGCCGCAGTCGAAGCCGCCGCCAAGAAGGCCGGCGTCGAGATCGAGGTGCCGTTCGCGCCGGGTCGCACCGATTGCTCGCAGGAGCAGACCGACGTGGAGGCCTTTGAGGTCATGGAGCCGATCGCTGACGGTTTCCGCAACTACCTGAAGTCCCGCTACACGATTCCGGCCGAGCAACTGCTCGTCGACAAGGCCCAGCTCCTCGGCCTCACCGCGCCGGAGATGACGGTGCTGGTGGGCGGCATGCGCGCCCTCAACGCCAACCACGGCAAGTCCCAGCACGGCGTCTTCACCGATCGCCCGGAGACCCTCACCACCGACTTCTTCGTCAACCTGCTCGAGATGGCTCATGTGATGAAGCCGACCACCGGTGACGAGCAGATCTTCGAAGTGTGCGACCGTGAAACCGGCGACGTGAAGTGGACGGCCACCCGCGTCGATCTGGTCTTCGGTTCCAACTCGCAGCTGCGCGCCGTCGCCGAGGTTTACGCCGAGAGCGACTCCGGCGAGAAGTTCGTGAAGGACTTCGTGAAAGCCTGGACGAAGGTCATGAACGCCGACCGCTTCGACCTGCGCTAA